TAGCACACCTGAAAAATTATTAGCATGGAAAATACATCATCCGATATCCGTCAACTGAATGAAAAAATCCATCAGGCAAGTGCTTTCGTGGATTTGCTAAACATGGAGCTGGGCAAGGTAATCGTTGGTCAGAAATACATGGTGGAAAGATTGTTGATTGGTTTACTGGCACAAGGTCACGTACTCCTGGAAGGTGTGCCTGGTCTGGCAAAAACCCTTTCTATCAAATCGCTTTCTTCCGCGATCAATGGTAAATTCAGCCGTATTCAGTTTACGCCGGACTTATTACCGGCCGACGTTATTGGTACTATGATCTATAACCAGCAGCGTAACGAGTTTGTAGTACGCCGTGGTCCTATCTTCGCCAACTTTATCCTGGCGGATGAGATCAACCGTGCCCCGGCAAAAGTGCAGAGTGCCCTGCTGGAAGCAATGCAGGAAAGACAAATCACCATTGGTGATACTACCTTCAAGCTGGATGAGCCTTTCCTGGTACTGGCTACCCAGAACCCGATCGAACAGGAAGGTACCTACATGCTGCCTGAAGCACAGGTAGACCGTTTCATGCTGAAAGTAGTAATCGGTTATCCGACGAAAGAAGAAGAAAGACATATCATCCGTCAGAACCTCAACCCACAGGCTACGCCTGAAATCCGCCCGGTTATTCAGCCTTCCGATATCATGGAAGCCCGTAAACTGGTACGTGAGGTTTATATGGATGAGAAAATCGAGAAATATATCATCGATATCGTTTTCGCTACCCGTAACCCGGAAGAATACAAATTACAGAAATTGAAGCCACTGATCGCCTACGGCGGGTCTCCAAGGGCCAGCATCAACCTGGCACTGGCAGCAAAAGCCTATGCCTTCATGAAACGCAGAGGTTATGTAATTCCGGAAGATGTCCGCAGTATATGCTTCGACGTAATGCGTCACCGTGTGGGACTTACCTACGAAGCAGAGGCAGAGAACGTAACCAGCGAAAACATCCTCAGCGAAATCCTGAACGCAGTAGAAGTACCTTAATCGTACCACACGCCCGTTCAATATCATTTCGTAAAACATTAATTGCTTAAAGGTGGATACTGCAGAAATATTAAAAAAGGTGAGACAGATTGAGATCAAGACCAAAGGTCTCACCAATCACATATTTGCAGGCGAATATCATAGCGCCTTCAAAGGCCGTGGTATGAACTTCAGCGAAGTAAGGGAATACCACTTCGGTGACGACGTACGCTCCATAGACTGGAACGTAACTGCCCGCTTTAACCATCCTTTCATAAAGGTATTTGAAGAAGAGAGAGAGCTGACCGTAATGTTGCTGGTGGATGTCTCCGAAAGTTCTGCCTTTGGTACCAAAAAACAGGATAAACGCCATCTCATCACCGAGCTGTGCGCTGTTTTTGCTTTCTCTGCCATCAAAAACAATGATAAGGTTGGGGTTATCTTTTTCAGTGATGGAATGGAAAAATATATTCCTCCTAAAAAGGGAAAATCTCACATCTTATTCATTATACGTGAATTACTGTCATTCACGCCTAAACGAAAAGGAACCAATATTAAAGAAACCCTGCGCTTCTTTAATAACGCTACCAAAAAGAGAAGTATCGTATTTGTGCTGAGCGATTTTCTGGCAGGTAATTACCAGGACGCCCTCAATATCGCGGCTAAAAGGCACGATGTGGTTGGTGTACATGTATACGACCAGCGCGACAAAGAACTGCCGCCAGTTGGGCTGATACAGGTTGCCGACGCAGAAACCGGCGCCGTACAATGGGTGGACACTACCGACAAAAAAGTACGTCAGTATTACGAACACCAGTTTCAGCAACATGCACAATATTGTAAAAATGCTTTTCTGAAAAGTGGTGCAGAATTAGTATCTATCAGAACAGATGAGGATTATGTGAAAGCATTGCAGACATTCTTCCTCAACAGAGCATAAAGCGGAGCAAAGAAATCATGTATAAACAACCAGGTATACGAAGCATATTTATCTTTTTGTTACTGGGCCTGATATTTCCGGCTGGCCTGATGGCACAAACATCTCCTGAAGTTCATGCAGGAGTGGATACTGCCAGTATCAGGATAGGTGAACAGGTAAAGCTGCGCCTTACTGCTACCATTCCTGCCAGTCAGTTTAACAGTGCACGTATCGGCTTCCCGATTATACCCGATTCACTCGAACATTTTGAAGTAGTATCCAGAGGTTCCATTGATACCAGCGGTGATCAGCAGCTGAAAGTACTGGCGCAGACATTTGTGCTTACCAGCTTTGATTCCGGTCACTGGGAAATACCTCCTATGCGTTTTGAGATACTGAAAGGTGGTACCAGTCTGACAGATTCGCTATACACTGCACCTGTTGGTGTAGATGTTGGAACGGTGGCTGTGGATACGACCAAGGCATTCCGTCCCATTAAAAGTGTACAGGGCGCACCATGGCGCTTCCTGGATTACTGGATGGAGTTTGCCGGCGGCGCGCTGGCAGTACTGATTATTATCGGTATCATCATGTACTTCGCTACACGTAAGAAGAAAGTACCTGAAGTGCCTACTCCTACTGTTTCTCCATTTGATCTGGCTACGCAACAGCTGAAAACGCTGAAAGCAGAGCAGCTCTGGCAGCACGGAGATGTAAAACAGTATTATACCAGATTGACAGATATCCTGCGTACCTATTTTGAACATCAGTTTGGAATAGCTGCCCTGGAACAAACTACTGAAGAGCTGTTACAGAACATCAAGCCTGTAACCAAGCTGAATCAGCAGCGTGATAAATTACGCACCTTGCTTACCATCGCCGACCTGGCAAAATTTGCGAAAATGGAGCCTACGGCAGATGAACATGAGGATTGTATGCGTAAAGCAGAAGAAATTCTCGAATGGACCCGCCCTAAAAGCGAGGGGG
This window of the Chitinophaga sp. Cy-1792 genome carries:
- a CDS encoding DUF58 domain-containing protein; translated protein: MRQIEIKTKGLTNHIFAGEYHSAFKGRGMNFSEVREYHFGDDVRSIDWNVTARFNHPFIKVFEEERELTVMLLVDVSESSAFGTKKQDKRHLITELCAVFAFSAIKNNDKVGVIFFSDGMEKYIPPKKGKSHILFIIRELLSFTPKRKGTNIKETLRFFNNATKKRSIVFVLSDFLAGNYQDALNIAAKRHDVVGVHVYDQRDKELPPVGLIQVADAETGAVQWVDTTDKKVRQYYEHQFQQHAQYCKNAFLKSGAELVSIRTDEDYVKALQTFFLNRA
- a CDS encoding MoxR family ATPase, with the protein product MELGKVIVGQKYMVERLLIGLLAQGHVLLEGVPGLAKTLSIKSLSSAINGKFSRIQFTPDLLPADVIGTMIYNQQRNEFVVRRGPIFANFILADEINRAPAKVQSALLEAMQERQITIGDTTFKLDEPFLVLATQNPIEQEGTYMLPEAQVDRFMLKVVIGYPTKEEERHIIRQNLNPQATPEIRPVIQPSDIMEARKLVREVYMDEKIEKYIIDIVFATRNPEEYKLQKLKPLIAYGGSPRASINLALAAKAYAFMKRRGYVIPEDVRSICFDVMRHRVGLTYEAEAENVTSENILSEILNAVEVP